A genomic region of Oncorhynchus mykiss isolate Arlee chromosome 16, USDA_OmykA_1.1, whole genome shotgun sequence contains the following coding sequences:
- the decr2 gene encoding peroxisomal 2,4-dienoyl-CoA reductase isoform X2, which yields MAEPQRVRDLPEDVDTDDCMTSYTHIYSPDLLKDQVAFITGGGTGIGLRIAEVLMRHGCDTVIASRNLEKLTEAAKKLMAATGRRCLPLPIDVRQPQTISAAVDETLKELGRIDILINNAAGNFLCPAISLSFNAFKTVLEIDTMGTFNTSKVVYEKWFKDHGGAIVNISATLGYRGQALQVHAGSAKAANDAMTKHLAVEWGPSGVRVNTLAPGPISGTEGFHRLGGNRADSMGAFSSIPLQRAGNKTEMAHSVLFLASRASSYVTGHIMVADGGSWLTSANDVSMLLGYWSAELKRDK from the exons ATGGCAGAGCCACAGAGGGTGAGAGATTTGCCTGAGGATGTAGACACAGATGACTGCATGACTTCATACACTCACATTTACAGTCCAGATTTACTCAA AGACCAAGTGGCGTTCATAACTGGAGGGGGAACTGGAATTGGACTGCGCATAGCTGAAGTGCTCATGAG GCACGGCTGTGACACAGTGATTGCCAGCAGAAACTTGGAAAAGCTGACAGAG GCTGCTAAGAAGCTGATGGCAGCAACTGGACGCCGCTGTCTCCCTCTGCCCATTGACGTGCGACAGCCCCAGACCATCTCCGCTGCCGTGGACGAGACGCTGAAAGAGCTGGGCAGGATTGATATCCTCATTAATA ATGCTGCTGGAAACTTCCTGTGCCCTGcaatctccctctccttcaatgCCTTCAAGACAGTCCTGGAGATTGACACCATGGGTACATTTAACACCAGCAAGGTGGTCTATGAGAAGTGGTTCAAG GACCACGGGGGTGCCATTGTAAACATCTCTGCCACCCTCGGCTACAGGGGTCAGGCTCTCCAGGTGCATGCTGGCTCTGCCAAGGCTGCCAACG atGCCATGACCAAGCACCTGGCTGTTGAATGGGGACCAAGTGGGGTAAGGGTTAACACCCTGGCACCAGGTCCTATTTCTGGGACAGAGGGCTTCCATAGACTGG GTGGCAACAGAGCAGACAGCATGGGCGCCTTCTCATCCATTCCGCTGCAGCGGGCAGGCAACAAGACTGAGATGGCCCACAGCGTGCTGTTCCTGGCCAGCCGCGCCTCCTCCTATGTGACGGGCCACATCATGGTGGCTGACGGCGGGAGCTGGCTCACCTCAGCCAATGATGTTTCCATGCTGCTCG GCTATTGGTCAGCTGAACTGAAGAGAGACAAGTAG
- the decr2 gene encoding peroxisomal 2,4-dienoyl-CoA reductase isoform X1 has product MAEPQRVRDLPEDVDTDDCMTSYTHIYSPDLLKDQVAFITGGGTGIGLRIAEVLMRHGCDTVIASRNLEKLTEAAKKLMAATGRRCLPLPIDVRQPQTISAAVDETLKELGRIDILINNAAGNFLCPAISLSFNAFKTVLEIDTMGTFNTSKVVYEKWFKDHGGAIVNISATLGYRGQALQVHAGSAKAANDAMTKHLAVEWGPSGVRVNTLAPGPISGTEGFHRLGGNRADSMGAFSSIPLQRAGNKTEMAHSVLFLASRASSYVTGHIMVADGGSWLTSANDVSMLLGIASSQSAKL; this is encoded by the exons ATGGCAGAGCCACAGAGGGTGAGAGATTTGCCTGAGGATGTAGACACAGATGACTGCATGACTTCATACACTCACATTTACAGTCCAGATTTACTCAA AGACCAAGTGGCGTTCATAACTGGAGGGGGAACTGGAATTGGACTGCGCATAGCTGAAGTGCTCATGAG GCACGGCTGTGACACAGTGATTGCCAGCAGAAACTTGGAAAAGCTGACAGAG GCTGCTAAGAAGCTGATGGCAGCAACTGGACGCCGCTGTCTCCCTCTGCCCATTGACGTGCGACAGCCCCAGACCATCTCCGCTGCCGTGGACGAGACGCTGAAAGAGCTGGGCAGGATTGATATCCTCATTAATA ATGCTGCTGGAAACTTCCTGTGCCCTGcaatctccctctccttcaatgCCTTCAAGACAGTCCTGGAGATTGACACCATGGGTACATTTAACACCAGCAAGGTGGTCTATGAGAAGTGGTTCAAG GACCACGGGGGTGCCATTGTAAACATCTCTGCCACCCTCGGCTACAGGGGTCAGGCTCTCCAGGTGCATGCTGGCTCTGCCAAGGCTGCCAACG atGCCATGACCAAGCACCTGGCTGTTGAATGGGGACCAAGTGGGGTAAGGGTTAACACCCTGGCACCAGGTCCTATTTCTGGGACAGAGGGCTTCCATAGACTGG GTGGCAACAGAGCAGACAGCATGGGCGCCTTCTCATCCATTCCGCTGCAGCGGGCAGGCAACAAGACTGAGATGGCCCACAGCGTGCTGTTCCTGGCCAGCCGCGCCTCCTCCTATGTGACGGGCCACATCATGGTGGCTGACGGCGGGAGCTGGCTCACCTCAGCCAATGATGTTTCCATGCTGCTCGGTATAGCTTCCTCTCAGTCTGCTAAACTCTGA